In the Natronolimnobius baerhuensis genome, one interval contains:
- a CDS encoding zinc-dependent metalloprotease, whose product MNLYRSVRAVADASGDDAIDWESAADAAKAATEPGSIALTADEREAYARDVRDARAGVREVSGLEFDVPETVEIQNRHHWIDANVATFERIMRTLETHAGTGAFPGVARTVNTGTMTVLLAFLGRNVLGQYDPLLLADSPQEDHALYFVQPNILNAADTLAVDADRFRRWIAFHEVTHAAEFGAAPWLSEHLEQRMEAGIATLSQGSFDRDAFRELDAAMTVVEGYAELLMDHAFDGEYEDLRRKLDERRQGRGPLQQLFRRLLGLGLKRRQYERGKDFFEHIAAARDLETASLVWEGPEYLPSHDELDAPETWIRRVER is encoded by the coding sequence GTGAATCTCTATCGTAGCGTCCGGGCCGTTGCCGACGCGTCCGGCGACGATGCAATCGACTGGGAGTCGGCCGCCGACGCAGCCAAGGCGGCGACCGAGCCTGGCTCGATTGCGCTAACGGCGGACGAACGCGAGGCGTACGCACGTGACGTTCGAGACGCCCGTGCCGGCGTCCGTGAGGTTTCCGGACTCGAGTTTGACGTTCCCGAGACTGTCGAGATCCAGAACCGCCATCACTGGATCGACGCCAACGTCGCGACCTTCGAACGCATTATGCGCACGCTCGAGACCCACGCCGGGACTGGTGCGTTTCCGGGCGTCGCCCGAACCGTCAATACGGGCACGATGACGGTGCTGCTTGCCTTCCTCGGACGAAACGTCCTCGGTCAGTACGACCCGCTCTTGCTTGCTGACTCGCCACAGGAAGATCACGCGCTGTATTTCGTCCAGCCAAACATCCTCAATGCGGCTGACACGCTCGCGGTCGATGCCGACCGCTTCCGGCGCTGGATCGCGTTCCACGAAGTCACCCACGCCGCCGAGTTCGGGGCCGCACCGTGGCTCTCCGAGCATCTCGAGCAGCGCATGGAGGCGGGTATCGCGACGCTTTCACAGGGGTCGTTCGACCGTGATGCGTTCCGCGAACTCGACGCGGCGATGACCGTCGTCGAAGGCTATGCTGAACTGCTGATGGATCACGCCTTCGACGGCGAGTACGAAGACCTGCGGCGAAAACTCGACGAGCGCCGACAGGGTCGTGGCCCGCTCCAGCAGTTGTTCCGTCGCCTGCTCGGGCTCGGTCTCAAGCGCCGCCAGTACGAACGCGGGAAGGACTTCTTCGAACACATCGCCGCCGCTCGCGACCTCGAGACGGCCTCGCTGGTCTGGGAGGGCCCGGAGTACCTGCCGAGTCACGATGAACTCGACGCGCCGGAGACGTGGATTCGACGCGTCGAGCGCTGA
- a CDS encoding helix-hairpin-helix domain-containing protein: MRIREWQDILEDVTDRGVDAEDWRAVAGDRAGGVGEDMYLAHPRAGVFFLKTYAKNPYEVRGVGTHVARNLDDEIGSFLPDQQESGGRFAVQSPPEDEDHAHSVSKRLQTVLETHADAPTRPQDLFDDVMDALESPAFGPMEYDQYDRPDELEALADRFEEADDLLNAELEDLIETDEVDRGFM, encoded by the coding sequence ATGCGGATTCGCGAGTGGCAGGACATACTTGAGGACGTTACTGACCGAGGTGTCGACGCCGAAGACTGGCGGGCAGTTGCCGGTGACCGAGCCGGTGGTGTCGGCGAAGACATGTATCTCGCACATCCTCGCGCTGGGGTCTTTTTCCTGAAAACGTACGCCAAAAACCCCTACGAGGTGCGCGGCGTCGGCACGCACGTCGCCCGCAATCTCGACGACGAAATCGGCTCGTTTCTTCCCGACCAGCAAGAGTCGGGGGGCCGCTTTGCCGTCCAGTCGCCACCCGAGGACGAAGACCATGCCCACTCCGTCTCGAAGCGCCTCCAGACAGTTCTCGAGACCCACGCGGATGCACCGACGCGGCCACAGGATCTGTTCGACGACGTGATGGACGCTCTCGAGAGTCCGGCGTTCGGGCCGATGGAGTACGACCAGTATGACCGCCCCGACGAACTCGAGGCGTTGGCCGACCGGTTCGAGGAGGCCGACGACCTGCTGAACGCGGAACTCGAAGACTTGATCGAGACGGATGAAGTCGACCGCGGCTTCATGTGA
- a CDS encoding threonine synthase produces METTDAFVGLECVDCETTVDADESHACPDCGGRLEARYDYDAIDLDRETLASRPFDTQWRYEELLPFTRESAVSTNEGATALVECPALAEELGVERVYIKDEGRNPTGSVADRGQSVALTAASQHGATDVALASTGDGGQSAAAYAGRAGLESHVYLPSRSGFTTKAMVNVHGGDMNVVGGRYGDALEAAAEVLDEHDDWYSLQAFETPYRHEGAKTLLYELIEQLEWEVPDAICYPTGSGVGLTGLYKGATEFRELGLIDDLPPLYAVQPSGCAPIVEAHEAGQDAHQPEETPDTICGTLEVPDPAGGPQALEAIRESGGGAVTSDDPSILESGVQVAQHAGIEMAPSSAAAASGAWELAEQGAFDGDETVVICNTGTGNKEADVLRSHLMGQGI; encoded by the coding sequence CTGGAGACGACCGACGCGTTCGTCGGCCTCGAGTGTGTCGACTGCGAGACGACCGTCGACGCCGACGAATCGCACGCGTGTCCGGACTGTGGGGGACGACTCGAGGCGCGCTATGACTACGACGCAATCGACTTGGACCGCGAGACGCTCGCCTCGAGACCGTTCGACACCCAGTGGCGCTACGAGGAACTGCTGCCGTTCACTCGCGAGAGTGCGGTCTCGACAAACGAAGGAGCAACGGCGCTGGTCGAGTGCCCGGCGCTGGCCGAGGAGTTGGGCGTTGAGCGCGTCTACATCAAAGACGAGGGACGGAATCCGACGGGCTCGGTCGCAGACCGTGGGCAAAGCGTCGCCCTCACGGCCGCGAGCCAGCACGGCGCGACCGACGTGGCACTCGCCTCGACCGGCGACGGGGGGCAGTCCGCAGCCGCCTACGCGGGCCGCGCGGGCCTCGAGTCACACGTCTATCTTCCCTCGCGCTCGGGCTTTACGACCAAGGCGATGGTCAACGTCCACGGCGGCGACATGAACGTCGTCGGCGGGCGCTACGGCGACGCGCTCGAGGCGGCCGCGGAGGTCCTCGACGAACACGACGACTGGTACTCGCTGCAGGCGTTCGAGACGCCCTATCGCCACGAGGGCGCGAAGACGCTGCTGTACGAACTGATCGAACAACTCGAGTGGGAGGTGCCCGACGCGATCTGTTATCCGACGGGCAGCGGCGTCGGCCTCACGGGCCTCTACAAGGGTGCAACGGAGTTTCGCGAACTCGGGCTGATCGACGACCTGCCGCCGCTGTACGCGGTCCAACCCAGCGGCTGTGCGCCCATCGTCGAGGCCCACGAGGCGGGCCAGGACGCCCACCAGCCCGAGGAAACGCCGGACACGATCTGTGGCACACTCGAGGTTCCGGACCCCGCAGGCGGCCCGCAGGCGCTCGAGGCGATCCGCGAGAGCGGTGGCGGTGCCGTCACGAGCGACGACCCCAGCATTCTCGAGTCCGGCGTCCAGGTCGCCCAGCACGCGGGCATCGAGATGGCCCCGAGTTCGGCCGCGGCAGCCAGCGGCGCGTGGGAACTGGCCGAGCAAGGTGCCTTCGACGGGGACGAGACGGTCGTCATCTGCAACACGGGCACCGGGAACAAGGAGGCGGACGTACTGCGCAGTCACCTGATGGGTCAGGGAATCTGA
- a CDS encoding SPW repeat protein — MSDPTDDRHRETESDSDPRHDERADTPRDPAEEAMVSDVDSETGVGDNPQMDERDPGDDGTLIASEERRRNTSLVSALVAVLGAWVALSVLLYEVSGATLGNNVLVGAVVFVAAGYNYYRLANDIPLSVGVASLVAVLGIWLIISAALFEMIGGMFWSTLVTGLLIAGLSGYNAYEAREARAITDADLDSG, encoded by the coding sequence ATGAGTGACCCGACAGACGACCGTCATCGGGAGACGGAATCCGACTCTGATCCGAGACACGACGAGCGGGCAGACACGCCGAGAGACCCTGCCGAGGAGGCGATGGTCTCGGATGTCGACTCGGAAACCGGCGTCGGCGACAACCCGCAGATGGACGAACGCGATCCGGGCGACGACGGGACGCTGATCGCCTCGGAGGAGCGGCGTCGGAACACCTCTCTCGTCAGCGCGCTCGTCGCTGTTCTGGGCGCGTGGGTTGCACTCTCCGTGTTGCTCTATGAGGTAAGCGGTGCGACGCTTGGGAACAACGTCCTCGTCGGCGCAGTCGTGTTCGTCGCTGCGGGATACAACTACTACCGCCTTGCGAACGATATTCCGTTGAGCGTCGGCGTCGCCTCGCTGGTCGCCGTCCTCGGCATCTGGCTCATTATCTCGGCGGCGCTGTTCGAGATGATCGGTGGCATGTTCTGGAGTACGCTCGTCACCGGCCTGCTCATCGCCGGGCTCTCCGGGTACAACGCCTACGAAGCCCGCGAAGCGCGAGCCATCACTGATGCAGACCTTGACAGTGGCTAA
- a CDS encoding mRNA surveillance protein pelota → MQIKDREQVEGGRERVTVVPESVDDLWHLQYVLEPGDRVAGDTTRRIQRNDDQMRDTGGEREHMWVAIAVDDIEFHKFANRLRVGGEIVACSREDQLGFHHTLNVEEREELSIEKWFKPDQEARLEEAEEATENPDVAIATVEEGQAHVHTVAQYGTEERAAITGPTGKGEFARERSELFAELGNVLKRQDADAIILAGPGFTKQDAQKYIENNEPAVAEKLTMVDTAAVGDRGVHEVLKRGAVADVQQETRIESEAEYIDELTKRMAQGAKAAYGPDQVQQAAEFGAIERLLVLDDRLRKERGPDGEWALDIDDLVRTTEQKGGDVTVFSSEFPPGEQLSNLGGIAALLRYRLE, encoded by the coding sequence ATGCAGATCAAAGACCGGGAGCAGGTCGAGGGCGGCCGCGAGCGGGTGACGGTCGTCCCCGAGAGCGTCGACGATCTCTGGCACCTCCAGTACGTCTTAGAGCCCGGCGACCGCGTTGCGGGCGATACGACCCGGCGGATCCAGCGCAACGACGACCAGATGCGCGATACGGGCGGCGAGCGCGAGCACATGTGGGTCGCTATCGCCGTCGACGATATCGAGTTCCACAAGTTCGCGAACCGGCTGCGGGTCGGCGGCGAGATCGTCGCCTGTTCGCGCGAGGACCAGTTGGGATTCCACCACACCCTGAACGTCGAAGAGCGTGAGGAACTCTCCATCGAGAAGTGGTTCAAGCCGGATCAGGAGGCCCGCCTCGAGGAAGCCGAAGAAGCCACCGAAAACCCCGACGTGGCTATCGCGACGGTCGAAGAGGGCCAGGCCCACGTCCACACGGTCGCCCAGTACGGCACCGAAGAGCGCGCGGCGATCACCGGTCCGACCGGCAAAGGCGAGTTCGCCCGCGAGCGCTCCGAACTGTTCGCCGAACTCGGCAACGTCCTCAAACGCCAGGACGCCGATGCGATCATCCTCGCCGGACCCGGCTTTACGAAACAGGACGCGCAAAAGTACATCGAGAACAACGAACCCGCAGTCGCCGAGAAGCTCACGATGGTCGATACGGCAGCCGTTGGCGACCGCGGGGTCCACGAGGTCCTGAAACGCGGAGCCGTCGCAGACGTTCAACAGGAAACGCGCATCGAGAGCGAGGCCGAGTACATCGACGAACTCACGAAGCGCATGGCTCAGGGCGCGAAAGCCGCCTACGGTCCCGACCAGGTCCAGCAGGCCGCAGAATTTGGTGCCATCGAGCGCTTGCTCGTCCTCGACGACCGCCTGCGAAAAGAGCGCGGCCCCGACGGCGAGTGGGCGCTCGATATCGATGACCTCGTCCGAACGACTGAGCAGAAAGGCGGCGACGTCACCGTCTTCTCGAGCGAGTTCCCGCCGGGCGAACAGCTGTCGAATCTCGGCGGCATCGCAGCGTTGCTTCGCTATCGCCTCGAGTGA
- a CDS encoding AAA domain-containing protein: MHIRGTVAGDVEVRSVSTSYGESDLAEVPLQIDTVATDIESIHASRPAPADGEDHEPTTVTCWNKWTESADLLEAGMELLVTDVAEDEYQGEQRYKTTGESYVVVEPSFLVNVTSIRNWVECPRLYYLNKLSGVPLNYPVVKGTLVHEVFGDLLRGRDLEESIDARVEERGLQLGLLGESPEAVAEDVRENAGAIEGWLEQGRLTEDDSWRSEQLLISETFGIRGRADAIRRGAPVELKTGKNLKKEPRFKDKVQAACYALLLEERGGDVDTGTLLYTKNSALDRNEETGDLTPAKDFSMGDGLLKFVVRLRNELAAMEMTEGVPTGYEGSAKCEYCFEQDTCMVVSGRLDQESKAGQIGTPLPEAEREYFDRFYRAIEEERREVHREYAKLWEQDAQERADDDRALIDLEFTEMRELEGGRWELHATRTSGATSKLREGDLVLASDGHPVRGNSELAMIERLDDEVVLTADEPVEVSRLDVYPSELTTDRLLAALHDALLKGNERRKDVLFGRADPEFGEIEETFIDNNARQNEAVTKAVGANDCALIHGPPGTGKTYTIARAIRAMVERGERVLLSAFTNRAVDNALEAVLEQLGDSLESDRVVRVGSESGVRDDMAPYRLERSGEPEDRLAELENAQVVAATTATCGSRVMKEQAFDVALVDEAAQLTEPGTHAAINLAERFVLVGDHEQLPPVVRAENELTESLFERLIDLHPEAGVMLDRQYRMNQRIQAFASSEFYDGQLRPAEPEVAARTLDDLEGVARDTLPDSLHDPVTFVDVEGDGSRYTDSEEAARIAELIETYESAGLERTDIGVIAPFRAQVSEISKHVPEDVAVDTVDRFQGSSQEVIIVSFTATDRLEGPIFEDYRRINVALTRPKRALVLVGDATALESEPVYERMLEWAQG, translated from the coding sequence GTGCACATACGCGGAACCGTCGCGGGCGACGTCGAGGTGCGGTCGGTGTCGACAAGCTACGGCGAGAGCGATCTGGCCGAGGTACCGCTGCAGATCGACACGGTCGCAACCGACATCGAGTCGATTCATGCCTCGAGGCCGGCCCCAGCCGACGGCGAGGACCACGAGCCGACCACAGTCACGTGCTGGAACAAGTGGACCGAGTCGGCCGACCTGCTCGAGGCCGGGATGGAACTGCTGGTTACGGACGTCGCAGAAGACGAGTATCAGGGCGAACAGCGATACAAGACGACGGGAGAGTCGTACGTCGTCGTCGAGCCGAGCTTTCTCGTCAACGTGACCTCGATCCGCAACTGGGTGGAGTGTCCGCGCCTGTACTACCTGAACAAGCTCTCGGGCGTCCCCCTGAACTATCCGGTCGTGAAAGGGACGCTCGTCCACGAGGTCTTCGGCGACTTGCTCCGCGGGCGCGACCTCGAGGAGTCCATCGATGCGCGCGTCGAGGAACGCGGCCTGCAACTCGGCTTACTCGGTGAGTCTCCCGAAGCCGTCGCCGAGGACGTTCGCGAGAACGCCGGCGCAATCGAGGGCTGGCTCGAGCAGGGTCGCCTCACCGAAGATGATTCCTGGCGCTCCGAGCAACTGCTCATCAGCGAGACGTTCGGCATCCGCGGGCGGGCTGACGCCATCCGGCGGGGCGCGCCAGTCGAACTCAAGACTGGCAAGAACCTCAAGAAAGAGCCCCGGTTCAAGGACAAGGTGCAGGCCGCCTGCTACGCGCTTTTGCTCGAGGAACGCGGCGGCGACGTGGATACGGGAACGCTCCTCTATACGAAAAACTCCGCGCTGGATCGCAACGAGGAGACTGGCGATCTCACGCCGGCGAAGGACTTCTCGATGGGCGATGGCCTCCTGAAGTTCGTCGTTCGTCTGCGAAACGAACTCGCCGCGATGGAGATGACCGAGGGCGTTCCCACGGGCTATGAAGGCTCAGCCAAATGCGAGTACTGCTTCGAGCAGGACACCTGCATGGTCGTCTCCGGTCGCCTCGACCAGGAGTCCAAAGCCGGCCAGATCGGCACGCCACTCCCTGAGGCGGAACGCGAGTACTTCGACCGATTCTATCGCGCCATCGAGGAGGAACGCCGCGAAGTCCATCGCGAGTACGCCAAACTCTGGGAGCAAGACGCCCAGGAACGCGCCGACGACGACCGCGCGCTGATCGACCTCGAGTTCACCGAGATGCGCGAACTCGAGGGCGGACGCTGGGAACTGCACGCGACGCGCACGAGCGGCGCGACCTCGAAGCTCCGCGAGGGCGACCTCGTGCTGGCGAGCGACGGCCACCCGGTTCGGGGCAACTCCGAGCTTGCGATGATCGAGCGACTGGATGATGAGGTCGTACTGACGGCCGACGAACCGGTCGAAGTCTCGAGACTGGACGTCTACCCCTCCGAACTCACCACGGATCGGCTGCTCGCCGCGCTCCACGATGCGCTGTTGAAGGGCAACGAGCGCCGGAAAGACGTGCTGTTCGGTCGCGCTGATCCCGAATTCGGTGAAATCGAGGAGACATTCATCGACAACAACGCACGCCAGAACGAGGCCGTGACGAAGGCTGTCGGCGCGAACGACTGCGCGCTGATCCACGGCCCGCCCGGCACCGGGAAGACCTACACCATCGCTCGAGCCATCCGCGCGATGGTCGAACGCGGCGAGCGCGTTCTCCTCTCAGCGTTTACCAATCGGGCCGTCGATAACGCACTCGAGGCGGTCCTCGAGCAACTCGGTGATAGCCTCGAGTCGGACCGCGTCGTCCGTGTTGGCTCCGAAAGCGGCGTTCGCGACGACATGGCACCCTATCGTCTGGAGCGGTCGGGCGAGCCCGAAGACCGTCTTGCCGAACTCGAGAACGCGCAGGTGGTCGCGGCGACGACGGCGACCTGTGGCTCTCGCGTGATGAAAGAGCAGGCCTTCGACGTGGCGCTGGTTGATGAGGCCGCCCAACTGACCGAACCCGGCACGCACGCGGCGATCAACCTCGCCGAGCGGTTCGTTCTGGTCGGCGACCACGAGCAACTGCCGCCCGTCGTCCGCGCCGAAAACGAACTGACGGAGTCGCTGTTCGAACGGCTCATCGATCTCCACCCCGAGGCGGGCGTCATGCTCGACCGCCAGTACCGCATGAACCAGCGCATTCAGGCATTCGCCTCGAGCGAGTTCTACGACGGCCAGTTGCGCCCGGCCGAACCCGAGGTTGCAGCCCGGACGCTCGACGACCTCGAGGGGGTCGCTCGAGACACGCTTCCTGACTCCCTGCACGATCCAGTCACGTTCGTCGACGTTGAGGGTGACGGAAGTCGCTACACGGACAGCGAGGAGGCCGCCCGCATCGCCGAGTTGATCGAGACCTACGAATCGGCTGGCCTCGAGCGTACGGATATCGGGGTCATTGCCCCGTTCCGCGCTCAGGTGTCCGAAATCTCGAAACACGTGCCCGAGGACGTGGCAGTCGACACCGTTGATCGGTTCCAGGGCTCGAGCCAAGAGGTCATCATCGTCTCCTTTACCGCGACCGACAGGCTCGAGGGGCCGATCTTCGAGGACTACCGCCGGATTAACGTCGCGCTGACGCGCCCAAAGCGCGCGCTCGTCCTCGTCGGTGATGCGACCGCGCTCGAGAGTGAGCCGGTTTATGAACGGATGCTCGAGTGGGCACAGGGATAA
- a CDS encoding nuclear transport factor 2 family protein, translated as MSESPATVVREYYDALRAGEALEAYFLEVEGATTVKFGISEALSGYEAVAEALREQTETTDAWSLESTNLVVSEYEGAATFADEVTMAWTDTERGDRKRFETRWSGTLVPADSSEDATDSDPDWRFVSMHVSTAEAV; from the coding sequence ATGAGTGAGTCCCCAGCAACCGTCGTCCGCGAGTACTACGACGCGCTCCGGGCCGGCGAGGCGCTCGAGGCGTATTTCCTCGAGGTCGAGGGAGCGACGACAGTCAAGTTTGGCATCAGCGAGGCGCTGTCTGGCTACGAGGCGGTCGCCGAGGCGCTTCGAGAACAGACCGAAACGACCGATGCGTGGTCACTCGAGAGTACCAATCTGGTCGTCAGCGAGTACGAGGGAGCGGCGACGTTCGCAGACGAAGTGACGATGGCCTGGACGGACACCGAACGCGGCGACCGCAAGCGCTTCGAAACGCGCTGGAGTGGGACGCTTGTTCCGGCCGACTCGAGCGAGGACGCGACTGATTCAGACCCAGACTGGCGCTTTGTCTCGATGCACGTCAGCACCGCGGAGGCGGTATGA
- a CDS encoding DUF4013 domain-containing protein, whose translation MLTDALSYLNNSDDAWKTTILGGIFLLFSFLLLPLFLVWGYIVRVVDRTAHGDEEAPTFEDWGEMLVDGAKVGLILLAYALVPAVVGTVLVGGILLATGGEPGVLGIGALTISALLTLAVAIAAMYVAPAGIANFAAERRLGAGIDLEALRPTLRTGTYASAWLIALGIVIVGGFVSGVLAPIPFLGPVLGALVSFYALVAAYSVIGRTWGELHPVTLEQDGTESTGERPAV comes from the coding sequence ATGCTAACTGACGCACTTTCCTACCTGAACAACAGTGACGACGCCTGGAAGACGACTATACTCGGCGGAATCTTTCTCTTGTTTAGCTTCTTGTTGCTCCCCCTGTTTCTCGTCTGGGGCTACATTGTCCGCGTCGTCGACCGAACCGCACATGGCGACGAGGAGGCTCCGACGTTCGAAGACTGGGGCGAGATGTTGGTCGACGGCGCGAAAGTGGGCCTCATTTTGCTCGCGTACGCGCTTGTTCCGGCCGTCGTCGGGACGGTACTCGTCGGCGGAATTCTGCTCGCAACGGGTGGCGAACCCGGCGTCCTCGGCATCGGCGCGCTGACCATCAGCGCCCTCCTGACGCTCGCCGTCGCCATCGCGGCGATGTACGTCGCGCCAGCAGGAATCGCGAACTTCGCCGCCGAGCGACGACTCGGCGCGGGAATCGATCTCGAGGCACTGCGCCCAACGCTTCGAACCGGAACCTACGCGAGCGCCTGGCTGATCGCCCTCGGAATCGTGATCGTCGGCGGGTTCGTCTCTGGCGTTCTCGCGCCGATCCCCTTCCTCGGGCCGGTACTGGGTGCGCTCGTCTCGTTCTACGCGCTGGTCGCCGCGTACTCCGTGATCGGGCGCACCTGGGGCGAACTCCACCCCGTCACGCTCGAACAGGATGGCACCGAATCGACGGGCGAACGACCCGCTGTTTGA
- a CDS encoding 50S ribosomal protein L37e, protein MTGAGTPSQGKKNTTTHTKCRRCGEKSYHTKKKVCSSCGFGTSAKRRDYEWQSKTGDN, encoded by the coding sequence ATGACTGGTGCAGGAACCCCAAGCCAAGGAAAGAAGAACACGACGACCCACACGAAGTGCCGTCGCTGCGGAGAGAAGTCATACCACACGAAGAAGAAAGTCTGCTCGTCCTGTGGCTTTGGCACGTCCGCCAAACGCCGCGACTACGAGTGGCAGTCGAAAACCGGCGACAATTAA
- a CDS encoding LSM domain-containing protein: MSGRPLDVLEASLGDRVTVRLKSGDEYDGDLAGYDQHMNLVLEDVTIATTDAVSGSEPTDDDASSEDTTIIRGDNVVSITP; this comes from the coding sequence ATGAGTGGACGACCGCTGGACGTCCTCGAGGCGTCACTCGGCGACCGGGTCACAGTACGACTCAAAAGTGGCGACGAGTACGATGGCGACCTCGCTGGCTACGACCAGCATATGAACCTCGTACTCGAGGATGTGACGATTGCGACGACGGACGCCGTCTCGGGGTCTGAACCGACCGACGACGATGCGTCGAGTGAAGACACAACCATTATACGCGGCGATAACGTCGTTTCGATCACTCCATGA